Part of the Methylomonas sp. AM2-LC genome, TGCAGAACAATTATCTGATATTACTACTTTAGGCGATTTTAAAATTCAGCAAAGTCGAGAATTACTGGCTGCTGATTATGTTTATCAGATAAAACGTTTAGCTTTTCCGAAAATTCATTCCTCTATAGCCGAATTGATGGCTGGATATATTGATGGCTTTGCCGAGTTTGCCAAAAACAGTGCCACGCTGGATATTAAAGACCTGAAAAGTCTAAATATGAGTGGAGTACAAGTATTGAGCGACTATCAGTACAGTGTACGTATCAAAGGCAAATACCCTCAGTTTCAATTCTGGTTAGCAATGCCATTTTTTGCTCCAATGCCCTGGGAAGCGGATGCCTTTTATGCACAGCAAGCTTTAAAAAATAAGAACATTAGCTTAGATTGGTTTCCAGTAGGTACAGGCCCCTATTTATTGGCAGAGAATAACCCAAATAAACGAATGATATTAAGCAAAAACCCAAATTATCATTCAGACTTTTACCCATCCGAGGGTGAAGCAACAGATAAAGAACAAGGTTTGCTGGATGATGCTGGCAAACAATTACCGTTTGTAGATAAAGTCATTTTTACCTTGGAAAAAGAAACTATTCCGTATTGGACAAAGTTTTTACAAGGTTATTATGACGCATCAGGCATTAGCTCAGACAGCTTTGATCAGGCAGTTCAGTTCTCTGGTAGCGGCGACCCACAACTGACACCCATGATGCATGAAAAACACATTCAGTTACAAACTTCAATAAGCTCCTCAATTTTCTATATGGGCTTTAACATGCTGGATAACGTGGTAGGTGGCGATTCTGATCGAGCTCGCAAACTACGACAAGCTATTGCCATTGCTGTCGATTATGAAGAGTTTATCGCCATATTTGCTAATGGACGGGGTGTCGCAGCGCAAGGCGTGCTTCCACCCGGCATCTTTGGATATGAAGAGGGACAAAAAGGGATTAATCCCATTGTATATGATTGGCATAATGGTAAACCAGAACGTAAATCCATCAATATTGCCAAACAACTGCTTACCGAAGCTGGATATACTAATGGCATAGATCCACAAACTAATGAAGCCTTGTTACTCTATTTTGATACTTCCTCCGGTGGCGACGATCAAGCCATGATGAACTGGTATCGTAAACAGTTTGCCAAACTAGGGATTCAATTAGTGGTAAGAGGAACGGATTACAATCGATTTCAAGAGAAAATGCGTACGGGGGCTGCGCAGATATTTGTTTGGGGTTGGAACGCCGATTATCCAGACCCCGAAAATTTCTTTTTCTTACTATATGGCGCTAATGCCAAAGCCAAACAAGGCGGAGAAAATGCTGGCAATTATATAAACCCCAAATTTGATCATTTGTTTGAAGAAATGCGTAATTTGGAAAATGGTGCTGAACGGCAGCATATAATTAATCAGATGCAGGATATAGTGCGAGAGGATGTTCCGTGGTTATTCGGTTATTATCCCAAAGAGTTCGCCCTATATCACGCTTGGTATAAAAACCTCAAACCTGGAAAATTAATTAATAATCGCCTTAAATATATCCGCATAGATCCGGCACTGAGAGAAGCAGAACGTCACCAGTGGAATCAACCACTATTCTGGCCCTTATTGCTAATCGCGGCGGCAATGGCTGTCGTCATTTATCCAGCAATCCGAGCATATCGTCGACGTCTTCAGGAAACGCAATTATGATAAGTTATATAATTCGCCGCTTTCTCTATGCCATTCCTGTACTAATGGCTGTAAATATACTCACTTTTGTATTATTTTTTGTAGTCAATAGTCCTGATGATATGGCACGTATGCAATTAGGACAAAAACGTGTTACTGAACAAGCGATACAAAACTGGA contains:
- a CDS encoding ABC transporter substrate-binding protein, with the protein product MTPFAMSRILSKLIIRNLYLILLTVSQTGCDISELNNPYADEGNGQIIVYSSFAERPKHLDPAIAYSSDEYGFICQIYEPPLQYDYLKRPYQLQALTAAQLPKVRYLDQQGQVLPETANEKDIIFSEYIIDIKQKIYYQPHPAFSKNDKGNFLYHQLSAEQLSDITTLGDFKIQQSRELLAADYVYQIKRLAFPKIHSSIAELMAGYIDGFAEFAKNSATLDIKDLKSLNMSGVQVLSDYQYSVRIKGKYPQFQFWLAMPFFAPMPWEADAFYAQQALKNKNISLDWFPVGTGPYLLAENNPNKRMILSKNPNYHSDFYPSEGEATDKEQGLLDDAGKQLPFVDKVIFTLEKETIPYWTKFLQGYYDASGISSDSFDQAVQFSGSGDPQLTPMMHEKHIQLQTSISSSIFYMGFNMLDNVVGGDSDRARKLRQAIAIAVDYEEFIAIFANGRGVAAQGVLPPGIFGYEEGQKGINPIVYDWHNGKPERKSINIAKQLLTEAGYTNGIDPQTNEALLLYFDTSSGGDDQAMMNWYRKQFAKLGIQLVVRGTDYNRFQEKMRTGAAQIFVWGWNADYPDPENFFFLLYGANAKAKQGGENAGNYINPKFDHLFEEMRNLENGAERQHIINQMQDIVREDVPWLFGYYPKEFALYHAWYKNLKPGKLINNRLKYIRIDPALREAERHQWNQPLFWPLLLIAAAMAVVIYPAIRAYRRRLQETQL